The following proteins are co-located in the Meleagris gallopavo isolate NT-WF06-2002-E0010 breed Aviagen turkey brand Nicholas breeding stock chromosome 13, Turkey_5.1, whole genome shotgun sequence genome:
- the RFWD3 gene encoding E3 ubiquitin-protein ligase RFWD3, translated as ALFPLQELKALVAQHNVSASKQPGNSRTCFPGSLPSSQSQRRYHLEKVFVVSQAGNCRVMAYCDSLSCLVVSQPSPQSTFIPGCGVKMMSVANLKSSQYIPIHSKQIRGLAFGSRADGLLLSAALDNTLKLTSLATNTVVQTYNTGRPVWSCCWCLDDTNYIYAGLVNGSIMIYDLRDTSSHVQELVPQKSRCPMVSLSYLPRMASASLPYGGILAGTLEGACFWEQKAGNCYRPHHLLLEPGGCIDIQTESTTRHCLATYRPSKSNPCVRCVLMELTCTPLTEASEDVVCSSNPVQTFSAGPTCKLLTKNAIFQSPEEDGSIFVCAGDEASNSAMLWDAGSGSLLQKLQADLPVLDICPMEVNQTHLLATLTEKAVKLYRWQ; from the exons GCTCTCTTTCCTTTGCAGGAGCTGAAGGCTCTGGTGGCTCAGCACAATGTCAGTGCTTCTAAACAACCTGGCAACTCCCGCACCTGCTTCCCAGGCAGCCTCCCCTCCAGCCAGAGCCAGCGCAGGTACCACTTGGAGAAGGTTTTTGTGGTGTCTCAGGCTGGGAACTGCAGAGTGATGGCGTACTGTGACTCGCTGAGCTGTCTCGTGGTATCGCAGCCTTCTCCACAGTCTACTTTTATTCCTG GCTGCGGTGTGAAGATGATGAGCGTGGCCAACCTGAAGAGCAGTCAGTACATCCCCATCCACAGCAAACAGATCCGGGGGCTGGCTTTTGGCAGTCGTGCAGATGGCTTGCTGCTGTCTGCCGCTCTGGACAACACTCTCAAACTCACCAG cTTGGCAACAAACACTGTGGTACAGACATACAATACTGGCCGCCctgtctggagctgctgctggtgtcTCGATGATACAAACTACATCTATGCTGGGTTGGTCAACGGCTCCATCATGATATATGATCTGAGAGACACCAGCTCCCACGTCCAGGAACTAGTCCCTCAGAAGTCCAG GTGTCCCATGGTATCGCTGTCTTATCTGCCTCGAATGGCCTCGGCCTCTTTGCCCTATGGTGGTATACTGGCTGGGACCTTGGAAGGAGCTTGTTTCTGGGAACAGAAGGCTGGGAACTGCTACCGGCCTCATCacctgctgctggagccaggGGGATGCATTGATATTCAGACAGAGAGCACCACACGGCACTGCCTCGCGACGTACAGGCCCA GTAAAAGTAACCCATGTGTGCGTTGTGTCCTGATGGAGCTGACCTGCACCCCGCTGACAGAGGCCTCTGAAGATGTGGTCTGCTCTTCTAACCCCGTTCAGACTTTCAGTGCTGGACCCACCTGCAAGCTGCTGACCAAGAATGCCATTTTCCAGAGCCCAGAGGAGGATGGCAGCATCTTCGTGTGCGCTGGCGACGAGGCATCTAATTCTGCCATG CTCTGGGATGCTGGCAGCGGCTCCTTGCTGCAGAAATTGCAGGCTGACCTGCCCGTGCTGGACATCTGCCCCATGGAGGTGAACCAAACCCACCTGCTGGCTACTCTGACGGAGAAGGCAGTGAAGCTGTACAGGTGGCAGTGA